The Streptomyces sp. HSG2 genome has a segment encoding these proteins:
- a CDS encoding vitamin B12-dependent ribonucleotide reductase, which translates to MTETASGPARSSRAKGAKAGKGLRVERVHTTPGIHPYDEVAWESRDVVMTNWRDGSVNFEQRGVEFPDFWSVNAVNIVTSKYFRGAVGTPQRETSLRQLIDRIVRTYRKAGEEHAYFASPADAEIFEHELAYALLHQVFSFNSPVWFNVGTSQPQQVSACFILSVDDSMESILNWYKEEGMIFKGGSGAGLNLSRIRSSKELLSSGGNASGPVSFMRGADASAGTIKSGGATRRAAKMVVLDVDHPDIQDFVETKVKEEEKIRVLRDAGFDMDLGGDDITSVQYQNANNSVRVNDAFMTAVEQGGKFGLRARMTGEVIDEVDARGLFRKIAEAAWACADPGIQYDDTINNWHTCPESGRITASNPCSEYMHLDNTSCNLASLNLMKFLKDDGRGHQSFETERFQKIVELVITAMDISICFADFPTQAIGDNTRAFRQLGIGYANLGALLMATGHAYDSDGGRALAGAITSLMTGTAYRRSAELAAVVGPYDGYARNADAHKRVMKQHADANGAATRMDDLDNPVWAAATEAWQDVQRLGAKNGFRNSQASVLAPTGTIGLAMSCDTTGVEPDLALVKFKKLVGGGSMQIVNGTVPQALRRLGYQEEQIEAIVAHIAEHGNVVDAPGLKAEHYEVFDCAMGERSISPMGHVRMMAAIQPWISGAISKTVNMPESATVEEVEEIYFEAWRLGVKALAIYRDNCKVGQPLSAKKKEEGKRAAPEASDKAVTEKVVEYRPVRRRLPKGRPGITTSFTVGGAEGYMTANSYPDDGLGEVFLKMSKQGSTLAGMMDAFSIAVSVGLQYGVPLETYVAKFTNMRFEPAGMTDDPDVRMAQSIVDYIFRRLALDFLPFETRSALGIHSAEERQRHLETGSYEPSDDELDVEGLAQSAPRALEPKAVGDARTGAESVKPAPGQAHTSAELVEMQMGFQADAPLCFSCGTKMQRAGSCYICEGCGSTSGCS; encoded by the coding sequence ATGACAGAGACGGCGAGTGGCCCGGCACGGAGTTCGCGTGCCAAGGGGGCCAAGGCGGGCAAGGGACTCCGCGTAGAGCGTGTCCACACCACTCCCGGGATTCACCCCTACGACGAGGTTGCCTGGGAGAGCCGCGACGTCGTCATGACCAACTGGCGCGACGGCTCGGTCAACTTCGAGCAGCGTGGCGTGGAGTTTCCCGACTTCTGGTCGGTGAACGCGGTCAACATCGTCACCAGCAAGTACTTCCGGGGCGCGGTGGGCACGCCGCAGCGTGAGACCAGCCTCAGGCAGCTGATCGACCGCATCGTCAGGACGTACCGGAAGGCCGGCGAGGAGCACGCGTACTTCGCCTCGCCCGCCGATGCCGAGATCTTCGAGCACGAGTTGGCGTACGCCCTACTGCACCAGGTCTTCAGCTTCAACAGCCCCGTCTGGTTCAACGTCGGCACCAGCCAGCCCCAGCAGGTGTCCGCCTGCTTCATCCTCTCCGTGGACGACTCCATGGAGTCGATCCTCAACTGGTACAAGGAAGAGGGGATGATCTTCAAGGGCGGGTCCGGCGCCGGTCTGAACCTCTCCCGTATCCGCTCCTCCAAGGAACTGCTCTCCTCCGGAGGCAATGCCTCCGGGCCCGTCTCCTTCATGCGGGGTGCCGACGCCTCCGCCGGCACCATCAAGTCCGGGGGCGCCACGCGCCGTGCCGCCAAGATGGTCGTCCTCGATGTGGATCACCCCGACATCCAGGACTTCGTCGAGACGAAGGTGAAGGAGGAGGAGAAGATCCGTGTACTGCGCGACGCGGGCTTCGACATGGACCTGGGCGGCGACGACATCACCTCCGTCCAGTACCAGAACGCCAACAACTCCGTGCGTGTCAACGACGCCTTCATGACCGCCGTCGAACAGGGTGGGAAGTTCGGCCTCCGGGCTCGGATGACCGGCGAGGTCATCGACGAGGTGGACGCGCGCGGCCTCTTCCGGAAGATCGCCGAGGCCGCGTGGGCCTGTGCCGACCCGGGGATCCAGTACGACGACACCATCAACAACTGGCACACCTGCCCCGAGTCCGGCCGCATCACGGCGTCGAACCCGTGCAGCGAGTACATGCACCTGGACAACACGTCCTGCAACCTCGCCTCGCTGAACCTGATGAAGTTCCTCAAGGACGACGGGCGGGGCCACCAGTCCTTCGAGACGGAGCGTTTCCAGAAGATCGTCGAGTTGGTCATCACGGCCATGGACATCTCGATCTGCTTCGCCGACTTCCCCACCCAGGCCATCGGCGACAACACGCGTGCGTTCCGCCAGCTCGGAATCGGCTACGCCAACCTCGGAGCCCTGCTCATGGCCACCGGCCATGCCTACGACTCCGACGGGGGACGGGCGTTGGCCGGGGCCATCACCTCCCTGATGACGGGCACCGCCTACCGGCGCTCCGCCGAACTGGCCGCCGTGGTGGGTCCGTACGACGGGTACGCGCGCAACGCGGACGCGCACAAGCGGGTCATGAAGCAGCACGCCGACGCGAACGGCGCGGCCACGCGCATGGACGACCTAGACAACCCCGTGTGGGCCGCGGCGACCGAGGCCTGGCAGGACGTCCAGCGGCTGGGAGCGAAGAACGGCTTCCGCAACTCCCAGGCCTCCGTCCTCGCTCCGACCGGAACCATCGGTCTGGCCATGTCCTGTGACACCACCGGCGTCGAGCCGGACCTCGCCCTGGTCAAGTTCAAGAAGCTGGTCGGCGGCGGCTCGATGCAGATCGTCAACGGCACCGTCCCGCAGGCCTTGCGCCGCCTGGGCTACCAGGAGGAGCAGATCGAGGCGATCGTCGCCCACATCGCCGAGCACGGCAACGTGGTCGACGCCCCGGGGCTCAAGGCCGAACACTACGAGGTGTTCGACTGCGCCATGGGCGAGCGTTCCATCTCCCCGATGGGTCACGTCCGCATGATGGCCGCGATCCAGCCCTGGATCTCGGGCGCCATCTCCAAGACGGTCAACATGCCCGAGTCGGCGACCGTCGAGGAGGTGGAGGAGATCTACTTCGAGGCGTGGAGGCTCGGAGTGAAGGCGCTCGCGATCTACCGCGACAACTGCAAGGTGGGCCAGCCCCTCTCCGCCAAGAAGAAGGAGGAGGGCAAGCGGGCCGCGCCCGAGGCGTCCGACAAGGCCGTCACCGAGAAGGTCGTCGAGTACCGCCCCGTCCGCAGGCGGCTGCCCAAGGGGCGTCCCGGCATCACCACGTCCTTCACGGTGGGTGGCGCCGAGGGCTACATGACCGCGAACTCCTACCCGGACGACGGCCTGGGCGAGGTCTTCCTCAAGATGTCCAAGCAGGGGTCGACCCTCGCGGGCATGATGGACGCCTTCTCCATCGCGGTCTCCGTCGGCCTCCAGTACGGTGTGCCGTTGGAGACCTACGTGGCGAAGTTCACCAACATGCGCTTCGAACCGGCCGGGATGACGGACGATCCGGACGTGCGCATGGCCCAGTCGATCGTGGACTACATCTTCCGTCGGCTGGCGTTGGACTTCCTCCCCTTCGAGACCCGGTCCGCCCTCGGCATCCACTCCGCCGAGGAGCGCCAGCGTCATCTTGAGACGGGCTCCTACGAGCCCTCCGACGACGAGTTGGACGTCGAGGGCCTCGCCCAGTCCGCGCCGCGTGCCCTGGAGCCGAAGGCCGTAGGTGACGCGCGGACGGGCGCCGAGTCGGTCAAGCCCGCACCCGGGCAGGCTCACACCAGTGCGGAACTGGTGGAGATGCAGATGGGGTTCCAGGCCGACGCGCCGCTCTGCTTCTCCTGCGGCACCAAGATGCAGCGCGCCGGGTCCTGCTACATCTGCGAGGGGTGTGGCTCGACCAGCGGCTGCAGCTGA
- the lexA gene encoding transcriptional repressor LexA, with the protein MTTTADSAAIAAQDRSPGRLEPVPAAGGTETPEEPRRSLPGRPPGIRADSSGLTDRQRRVIEVIRDSVQRRGYPPSMREIGQAVGLSSTSSVAHQLMALERKGFLRRDPHRPRAYEVRGSDQASSAQPADTTGKPAASYVPLVGRIAAGGPILAEESVEDVFPLPRQLVGDGELFVLKVVGDSMIEAAICDGDWVTVRRQPVAENGDIVAAMLDGEATVKRFKREDGHVWLLPHNASYEPIPGDDATILGKVVAVLRRV; encoded by the coding sequence GTGACCACCACAGCAGACAGTGCCGCCATCGCCGCGCAGGACCGCTCCCCCGGTCGGCTCGAACCCGTGCCGGCAGCGGGCGGAACCGAGACGCCCGAGGAGCCCAGGCGATCCCTGCCCGGCCGACCTCCCGGCATTCGCGCGGACAGCTCCGGGCTCACCGACCGGCAGCGCCGCGTCATCGAGGTGATCAGGGACTCGGTGCAGCGGCGGGGATACCCGCCGTCCATGCGCGAGATCGGCCAGGCGGTGGGCCTGTCCAGCACGTCCTCCGTCGCCCACCAGCTCATGGCGCTCGAACGCAAGGGCTTCTTGCGCCGTGACCCCCACCGGCCGCGGGCCTACGAGGTGCGCGGTTCGGATCAGGCCTCGTCGGCACAGCCGGCGGACACCACAGGGAAGCCCGCCGCGTCGTACGTGCCGCTGGTCGGGCGTATCGCCGCGGGCGGACCGATCCTGGCGGAGGAGTCCGTCGAGGACGTCTTCCCCCTCCCCCGGCAGCTGGTCGGCGACGGCGAGCTCTTCGTGCTCAAGGTGGTCGGCGACTCGATGATCGAGGCAGCCATCTGCGACGGCGACTGGGTCACGGTCCGTCGTCAGCCAGTCGCGGAGAACGGCGACATCGTGGCGGCGATGCTCGACGGCGAGGCGACCGTCAAACGCTTCAAGCGCGAGGACGGGCATGTCTGGCTGCTCCCGCACAATGCCTCGTATGAGCCGATTCCGGGTGACGACGCGACCATCCTCGGCAAGGTCGTGGCCGTGCTCCGGCGGGTCTGA